Proteins from a genomic interval of Sporolactobacillus sp. Y61:
- a CDS encoding metalloregulator ArsR/SmtB family transcription factor, translating to MNAVVEDVAETSSLLKLLGDKTRLTILSYLKHGELCVCELVDLLNASQPAISQHLKKLRLAGIIQERKQGTWVYYSLNKSVPDYVSVIIDSLPDQHVGRCGSSECN from the coding sequence ATGAACGCAGTAGTTGAAGATGTCGCTGAAACTTCTTCCTTGCTTAAACTGCTTGGTGATAAAACACGCCTTACGATTCTTTCTTACTTAAAGCACGGGGAGCTGTGTGTGTGTGAACTTGTTGACCTGCTAAATGCTTCGCAGCCGGCGATCAGTCAGCATTTAAAAAAACTGCGTCTGGCAGGCATTATCCAGGAAAGAAAACAGGGGACCTGGGTGTATTACAGTCTGAACAAATCAGTTCCAGATTATGTGTCTGTCATTATTGATTCTCTGCCGGATCAGCATGTGGGCAGATGCGGAAGCTCTGAGTGTAACTAA
- the glmS gene encoding glutamine--fructose-6-phosphate transaminase (isomerizing): MCGIVGYIGNEDASDILLKGLTNLEYRGYDSAGIALLNGDGVHVFKEKGRIDVLKKSVDPAVHATLGIGHTRWATHGEPSRRNAHPHQSASGRFTIVHNGVIENYSQLKEHYLADVPMKSDTDTEVAVQLVERFVNDGLGVEEALRKTLKLIDGSYAIALLDSENSETLYVAKNKSPLLIGLGDGFNVVASDATAMIQKTKRYVELMDEEIVVLTRNSYTIKDLDGNVKSRAPFTVSFDAADTEKGAYPHYMLKEIDEQPAVIRRLVQKYSDGKGNIKVDPAIVDALTKCDRVYVIACGTSYHAGVVGKQLIEQIAGIPTEVHISSEFSYNMPLLSKKPLFIFISQSGETADSRAVLVKVKKLGYPTLTMTNVEGSTLYREADYKMLLYAGPEIAVASTKAYTAQIAVFSLLAVAAAKRKGMTPDFDLTHELSIAAQAMEQMVDEKTLLQGIARDYLSITHNAFYIGRGLDYYVCMEAALKLKEVSYIQAEGFAGGELKHGTIALIEDGTPVLAFATQENVNNSIRNNVEEVSARGAHTCIISMDGVTSQPGDQIVLPKVHKALTPLVCAIPLQLIAYYAALQNECDVDKPRNLAKSVTVE, encoded by the coding sequence ATGTGTGGTATTGTTGGCTATATTGGCAATGAGGATGCAAGTGACATTTTACTGAAGGGTCTGACTAATCTCGAGTATCGCGGCTACGATTCGGCGGGGATTGCTCTGCTCAATGGCGACGGCGTTCATGTGTTTAAGGAAAAAGGGCGGATTGACGTTCTGAAAAAATCGGTTGATCCTGCTGTTCATGCCACACTGGGTATCGGGCATACCCGCTGGGCGACGCACGGCGAACCCAGCCGTCGGAATGCTCATCCACACCAGAGCGCTTCTGGGCGGTTCACCATCGTTCATAATGGGGTGATTGAGAATTACAGTCAGCTGAAAGAGCACTATCTCGCTGACGTCCCGATGAAGAGCGACACGGATACGGAAGTGGCCGTTCAGCTGGTTGAACGCTTTGTAAACGATGGACTTGGTGTGGAGGAAGCCCTGCGCAAGACACTGAAACTGATCGACGGTTCTTACGCCATTGCCCTCCTTGACTCCGAAAACAGTGAAACGCTTTATGTGGCAAAAAATAAGAGCCCGCTTTTGATCGGACTGGGCGATGGCTTCAATGTCGTTGCCAGTGATGCGACAGCCATGATTCAGAAGACCAAACGCTATGTCGAACTGATGGATGAGGAAATTGTTGTCCTCACGCGGAACAGCTATACGATCAAAGATCTGGACGGCAACGTGAAGTCAAGAGCTCCTTTTACCGTTTCTTTTGATGCGGCTGATACGGAAAAGGGTGCTTATCCACATTATATGCTCAAGGAAATTGACGAGCAGCCGGCGGTCATCCGCAGACTGGTACAGAAGTACAGCGATGGGAAGGGTAATATAAAGGTTGATCCGGCCATTGTTGACGCTTTGACGAAGTGCGACCGCGTGTATGTCATCGCCTGCGGTACCAGCTACCATGCCGGCGTTGTCGGAAAACAGTTGATAGAGCAAATTGCAGGGATCCCGACAGAAGTGCATATCTCCAGTGAATTTTCCTATAATATGCCGCTTCTCTCGAAGAAACCGCTGTTTATCTTTATCTCCCAGAGCGGTGAGACGGCCGACAGTCGTGCCGTCCTGGTTAAAGTCAAAAAGCTGGGTTACCCGACTCTGACAATGACCAATGTGGAAGGCTCAACCCTTTACCGGGAAGCGGATTATAAAATGCTGCTCTATGCCGGACCGGAAATCGCCGTCGCATCGACCAAAGCCTACACCGCACAGATCGCTGTCTTCTCACTTCTTGCCGTAGCGGCTGCGAAGCGAAAGGGTATGACACCTGACTTTGACCTGACCCATGAACTGAGTATCGCTGCTCAGGCGATGGAACAGATGGTTGATGAAAAAACATTGCTTCAGGGCATTGCCCGTGATTATCTGTCAATCACACATAACGCGTTCTATATTGGCCGCGGCCTTGATTATTACGTCTGCATGGAAGCTGCTCTGAAGCTGAAAGAAGTCTCATATATTCAGGCGGAAGGCTTTGCAGGCGGTGAGCTGAAGCACGGTACCATTGCCCTGATTGAAGACGGAACCCCGGTTCTCGCCTTTGCCACACAGGAAAATGTCAATAACAGCATCCGAAATAATGTCGAAGAAGTCTCGGCGCGCGGCGCTCATACCTGTATCATCAGTATGGATGGTGTGACCAGCCAGCCCGGTGACCAGATTGTGCTCCCCAAAGTGCACAAAGCCCTGACACCACTTGTTTGCGCCATTCCACTGCAGTTGATCGCCTATTATGCGGCCCTGCAGAACGAATGCGATGTTGATAAACCCAGAAACCTGGCCAAATCGGTAACGGTGGAATAA
- the glmM gene encoding phosphoglucosamine mutase has translation MAKYFGTDGVRGVANSELTPELAFKLGRAGGYALTKTTDHPKVMVGRDTRISGYMLEDALIAGLLSIGVEVMRLGVITTPGVAYLTKAMDASAGVMISASHNPVADNGIKFFGSDGFKLSDDVEETIEALLAREKDDLPRPTGVNLGASSDYFEGSQKYIQFLKQTIEDEDFSTMSLALDCANGSTSSLAPHLFADLEADIVTIGTSPNGKNINEGVGSTHPDALSAFVVEKGADCGLAFDGDGDRLIAVDELGNVIDGDKIMYICATYMKSKGLLNKNTLVTTVMSNLGLYKTLKEAQIETKQTKVGDRYVMEEMRAGGYVLGGEQSGHIIFLNHATTGDGMLTALQLVSIMKATGKKLSELAAGLKKYPQKLVNLEVADKFHVTDQPAVAAVISQVETEMAGDGRVLVRPSGTEPLIRVMAEAPTEEACDAFVSRIAKVIESELGGKIRQ, from the coding sequence ATGGCGAAATACTTTGGAACGGATGGAGTCAGAGGAGTTGCGAACAGTGAGCTGACACCGGAACTGGCTTTTAAACTGGGCCGAGCAGGCGGTTATGCCCTGACAAAAACGACGGATCATCCGAAAGTCATGGTTGGTCGCGACACCCGTATTTCCGGGTATATGCTTGAAGATGCCCTGATTGCGGGGCTGCTTTCCATTGGAGTAGAAGTCATGCGTCTGGGTGTGATTACGACACCGGGCGTAGCTTATCTGACGAAAGCCATGGATGCAAGTGCCGGAGTCATGATTTCCGCCTCTCACAATCCGGTAGCTGATAACGGCATCAAATTTTTCGGCAGCGACGGTTTCAAATTAAGTGACGACGTGGAAGAAACGATCGAAGCCCTGCTGGCAAGAGAAAAGGATGACCTCCCGCGCCCGACCGGTGTCAACCTGGGCGCCTCCAGTGATTATTTTGAAGGCAGTCAGAAATATATCCAGTTTCTGAAACAGACCATTGAGGATGAAGACTTTTCAACGATGAGTCTGGCTCTGGATTGTGCCAATGGATCAACCAGTTCACTTGCTCCTCATCTGTTTGCCGATCTGGAAGCGGATATTGTGACCATAGGGACCTCACCGAACGGGAAGAATATTAATGAGGGCGTGGGTTCTACGCATCCGGATGCGCTCTCAGCATTTGTCGTCGAAAAAGGGGCCGACTGCGGGCTTGCTTTTGACGGTGACGGGGACCGTCTGATTGCTGTTGACGAACTCGGCAATGTGATCGACGGTGACAAGATCATGTATATCTGTGCAACCTATATGAAATCAAAGGGACTTTTGAATAAGAATACACTGGTCACAACGGTCATGAGTAATCTTGGCCTTTATAAAACACTGAAAGAGGCTCAGATTGAAACAAAGCAGACAAAGGTCGGGGACCGGTATGTCATGGAAGAAATGCGTGCCGGTGGTTACGTACTCGGAGGCGAGCAGTCCGGCCACATTATTTTCCTCAACCACGCGACAACCGGGGATGGCATGCTGACGGCACTCCAGCTGGTCAGCATCATGAAGGCAACCGGGAAAAAATTATCCGAACTTGCGGCCGGGCTGAAGAAATATCCTCAGAAACTGGTGAACCTCGAGGTTGCTGACAAATTCCATGTGACCGATCAGCCGGCTGTCGCCGCGGTGATCAGTCAGGTTGAGACAGAAATGGCGGGAGACGGCCGCGTCCTGGTTCGTCCGTCAGGGACAGAGCCGCTCATTCGTGTGATGGCAGAAGCACCAACCGAAGAGGCCTGCGATGCATTTGTTTCCCGCATTGCCAAAGTGATTGAATCTGAGCTTGGCGGCAAGATCAGGCAATAA
- a CDS encoding transposase family protein: MITRKEKREQEKNVNYFLEFQKICHHFFKGFTNRLRKVKDPRHQSYVTYDSDLMLWMMILKNVCQFTSMRSLSNGLNREECIDNLQKMLATQELHELPHYDTINDFLSRLDPKELENIRIGLIRELLKKRCFEAERIEGKYWGIIIDGTGLFHFNKKHCAHCLKREHTHKKTGETWTDYQHHVLEAKLVVGDMVLSIDSEFIENEHEDVTKQDCERRAFERLSTRLKATFKRLPICILADSLYACESVFQRCEANRWKYMFRFKAGSIPSVAQEFEALKALKYRGQSATTYWVNDIAYQERKLNALEATVQEKEKTHTFLFLTNLPITEKKAEVLVAVGRRRWKIENQGFNRQKHVQYAIQHVNSQNHQAMKNHYLLTQIADILMQLYEKGSKLLRTQKKTAKEISSALLEAIRTRRLTEEDMASLVKPMQVRFTG; this comes from the coding sequence ATGATTACACGGAAAGAGAAACGAGAGCAGGAGAAGAACGTCAATTATTTTCTCGAGTTTCAGAAAATATGCCATCATTTCTTTAAAGGATTCACCAACAGGCTCAGAAAGGTCAAAGATCCGAGACACCAGAGTTATGTCACCTATGATTCAGACTTGATGCTTTGGATGATGATCCTGAAAAATGTCTGTCAGTTCACCAGCATGCGCAGCCTGAGCAACGGACTTAATCGTGAAGAATGTATCGATAACCTGCAAAAGATGCTCGCTACTCAGGAGCTTCATGAACTGCCCCACTATGACACGATCAACGATTTCCTGTCGCGGCTTGATCCGAAGGAACTGGAAAACATTCGCATCGGTTTAATCCGGGAGCTCCTCAAAAAGCGGTGTTTTGAGGCCGAACGGATCGAGGGGAAGTATTGGGGGATTATCATTGATGGGACCGGGCTTTTCCACTTTAACAAGAAGCATTGTGCACATTGCCTGAAACGCGAACATACCCACAAAAAGACCGGAGAAACCTGGACGGATTACCAGCATCACGTTCTGGAAGCCAAACTGGTCGTTGGGGATATGGTGCTGAGTATCGACTCGGAATTTATAGAGAACGAGCACGAGGACGTGACCAAACAGGACTGTGAACGTCGCGCCTTCGAGCGCCTGAGCACCCGATTGAAAGCGACCTTCAAGCGTCTGCCCATCTGTATCCTGGCGGATAGCCTATATGCGTGTGAATCAGTCTTTCAGCGATGTGAGGCTAACCGCTGGAAATACATGTTTCGCTTCAAAGCAGGCAGTATTCCGAGTGTGGCGCAGGAATTCGAGGCGCTGAAAGCGCTGAAGTATCGGGGACAATCTGCAACGACCTACTGGGTGAATGATATCGCCTACCAGGAAAGAAAACTAAATGCCCTGGAGGCTACGGTTCAGGAAAAAGAAAAAACACACACCTTTCTGTTTCTGACCAATCTGCCTATCACGGAGAAGAAGGCAGAGGTGTTGGTAGCGGTTGGGCGAAGGCGCTGGAAGATTGAAAATCAGGGGTTTAATCGACAAAAGCACGTACAGTACGCCATTCAACACGTGAACAGCCAGAATCATCAGGCGATGAAGAATCACTATCTTCTTACACAGATTGCGGATATTTTGATGCAGTTATATGAAAAGGGGTCAAAACTGCTCCGTACGCAAAAAAAGACGGCAAAAGAAATATCCTCAGCCCTGTTAGAAGCGATTCGGACACGCAGATTAACAGAGGAGGATATGGCTAGCCTGGTGAAACCGATGCAAGTCCGGTTTACCGGTTAA
- a CDS encoding CdaR family protein gives MDKLLHNNWFVKIISFVTAMMLYAIVTAGNGQPPAPSDVSKTADGSQQTTMSVKLDARYDSDRYVISGAPERVNLRLTGSNDLILKARPLAGKSAFIDMTGMKPGTYDVQIQTKGFPGGLKVTPVPRKVRVTLQEKTSKEMPVSVDILNKDSIGEDYQIGDPVIDQQRVTITGGKETVDSIAFVRGVVNLKGADSTVDKMISLHAYDNSGSQVNTDISPSSVHVRVPITRVSKQLDIQGITTGKPADGYSVSSLELSEKQATVFAEDGDALNEITAIEPLSVSVDGLKEDRTVNVNVPVPPGATKVTPKTVKVTVHIVPSEKPASGQDGDSSSSSSGASSSGSSGSSSDSSGSSSSSGQSEASTETRKFSSVPVTAANLSDNRRATLDHNSAVDVSVTGKASDMDRLDRDDIRAEVDLKGLDTGDHQVQVSVAVPEGMTAVSNPGKLKVTIS, from the coding sequence ATGGATAAACTTCTGCACAACAACTGGTTTGTAAAAATCATATCATTTGTCACTGCGATGATGCTTTACGCCATTGTGACTGCAGGCAACGGTCAGCCTCCTGCCCCTTCGGACGTCAGTAAAACAGCTGATGGTTCACAGCAGACGACGATGAGCGTAAAATTAGATGCGAGATACGACTCGGATCGGTACGTGATCAGCGGAGCCCCTGAGCGGGTCAACCTGCGCCTGACGGGTTCAAATGACCTGATTCTGAAGGCCCGTCCGCTTGCAGGTAAAAGTGCATTTATTGACATGACAGGAATGAAGCCGGGAACCTATGATGTACAGATTCAGACGAAAGGCTTCCCGGGCGGACTTAAGGTGACACCTGTTCCCCGTAAGGTACGGGTGACGCTTCAGGAGAAGACAAGTAAAGAAATGCCGGTCTCAGTGGATATCCTGAATAAGGATTCTATAGGTGAAGATTATCAGATCGGGGATCCAGTTATCGATCAGCAGCGCGTGACGATTACCGGAGGCAAAGAAACGGTGGATTCTATTGCCTTTGTCAGAGGCGTGGTTAACCTCAAAGGGGCGGACTCCACAGTAGACAAAATGATCTCACTGCACGCTTACGATAACAGTGGATCCCAGGTTAATACGGATATTTCGCCGTCCTCCGTACATGTGCGTGTGCCGATTACGAGAGTCTCAAAACAATTAGATATTCAGGGTATTACAACAGGGAAGCCAGCCGATGGTTATTCAGTAAGTTCACTTGAGCTCTCAGAAAAACAGGCCACTGTATTCGCTGAAGATGGAGATGCACTGAATGAGATCACGGCCATTGAACCGCTGTCTGTATCTGTTGATGGTCTGAAAGAGGATCGAACAGTGAATGTCAATGTCCCCGTACCGCCGGGTGCAACAAAGGTAACGCCAAAAACCGTCAAAGTGACGGTGCACATTGTTCCCTCTGAAAAGCCGGCTTCCGGTCAGGATGGGGATTCATCATCATCATCTTCCGGCGCATCTTCATCGGGCAGTTCTGGCTCATCATCGGACAGTTCCGGTTCATCATCATCGTCGGGGCAGAGCGAAGCCAGTACTGAAACAAGGAAATTCAGCTCTGTTCCTGTGACTGCAGCCAATCTGTCGGATAACCGCAGGGCCACGTTGGATCATAACAGTGCTGTTGATGTTTCAGTCACAGGAAAAGCTTCCGACATGGACCGTCTGGACAGGGACGACATTCGTGCAGAAGTGGATCTTAAAGGTCTGGATACGGGCGATCACCAGGTTCAGGTTTCTGTTGCCGTCCCTGAAGGCATGACTGCCGTATCAAACCCGGGGAAACTGAAAGTAACCATCAGTTAA
- the cdaA gene encoding diadenylate cyclase CdaA encodes MSLWAHFNILNYLTDIIDILIVSYLIYKVIMIIRGTKAVQLAKGILLIVGVWFLSSLFHLRTLEWILNNAITYGLFAIIVIFQPELRRVLEQLGRGKLFSRGTVVEEQHKQMIESVVKAASYMSKRRIGALMSIERKTGLNDYIETGIPISGNLTSQLLINIFIPNTPLHDGAVIIRGNEVIAAACYLPLSESPFISKELGTRHRAAMGVSEVTDALTVVVSEETGGITVTKNGEMFREISEEQLSEMLQHELNNPAPASSSFLNWRGKHHG; translated from the coding sequence ATGTCTTTATGGGCTCATTTCAACATTTTAAACTATCTTACGGATATTATTGATATTCTGATTGTCAGTTATCTGATATATAAGGTTATCATGATTATCCGGGGCACAAAGGCCGTTCAGCTTGCGAAGGGTATATTGCTCATTGTCGGGGTCTGGTTCCTGAGCAGTCTGTTTCATTTAAGAACGCTCGAATGGATCCTGAACAATGCGATTACATATGGGCTGTTCGCGATCATTGTGATCTTCCAGCCGGAACTCAGACGCGTGCTTGAACAGCTGGGTCGTGGTAAACTGTTTTCCAGAGGAACAGTTGTCGAAGAGCAGCATAAACAGATGATCGAGTCGGTGGTTAAAGCTGCCTCTTACATGTCTAAAAGGCGAATTGGCGCGCTGATGTCGATTGAACGCAAGACAGGGCTCAATGATTACATTGAAACCGGCATTCCGATCAGCGGAAATCTGACCTCTCAGTTATTAATCAATATCTTTATTCCGAACACGCCGCTGCATGATGGGGCAGTGATCATCCGGGGCAATGAAGTCATTGCCGCAGCCTGCTACCTGCCGCTGTCAGAAAGCCCGTTTATTTCCAAAGAGCTGGGTACACGGCATCGCGCGGCGATGGGGGTCAGTGAGGTTACCGATGCGCTGACTGTCGTCGTTTCAGAGGAGACGGGCGGCATCACGGTGACAAAAAACGGTGAAATGTTCCGGGAAATATCAGAAGAACAGCTGTCAGAAATGCTGCAGCATGAACTGAACAATCCCGCACCGGCTTCGTCCTCATTTCTCAACTGGAGAGGAAAACATCATGGATAA
- a CDS encoding zf-HC2 domain-containing protein: MTCSNKKYLALMNKVMDGEATISEREELDQHLASCDSCRNYFHELQLSTELLHQLSRPRLPDDFTQHVMERLPAEKRHAIRTWTSRHPLLSAVVVCALPVSYLMVRAGRQNQLSEKNDDHFIMLKLPGERS; this comes from the coding sequence ATGACGTGTTCTAATAAAAAATATCTTGCATTAATGAATAAAGTAATGGATGGCGAGGCGACGATAAGTGAAAGGGAAGAGCTTGATCAGCATCTGGCCTCATGTGACAGCTGCCGGAATTATTTTCACGAGCTTCAGCTGTCAACAGAACTGTTGCATCAGCTGAGCCGCCCGCGGCTGCCGGATGACTTCACGCAGCACGTGATGGAACGCCTTCCCGCAGAAAAAAGGCATGCGATCCGGACATGGACATCCCGTCATCCCCTGCTTTCGGCTGTTGTGGTCTGCGCGCTTCCGGTGTCCTATCTTATGGTTAGGGCGGGACGGCAGAACCAGCTTTCAGAGAAAAATGATGACCATTTTATTATGCTTAAGCTGCCCGGGGAGCGTTCCTGA
- the sigW gene encoding RNA polymerase sigma factor SigW, translating to MEHQEKRLIKKVKKGDHQAFAELVDRYKNSVFNICFRMVGNRQEAEDLSQETFIRAYNHIDRFDINRRFSTWIFRIATNLSIDSLRRKKASVSLDAEVPGTDGLSLNTMLSDPDESSHPDKHLLRSETEQWVQHGIAQLPEKYRSAVVLKYIEELSLKEISEVMDLPIGTVKTRVHRGREMLRKTLVASRGEKR from the coding sequence ATGGAACATCAGGAGAAGCGGCTGATCAAAAAAGTAAAAAAAGGAGACCATCAGGCCTTTGCTGAACTTGTTGACAGATACAAGAACAGCGTATTTAATATTTGCTTCAGAATGGTTGGAAATCGTCAGGAAGCAGAAGATCTGTCCCAGGAGACATTTATTCGTGCCTATAACCATATTGATCGATTTGACATAAACCGTCGCTTTTCTACATGGATCTTCCGGATTGCGACAAACCTGTCCATCGATTCCCTGCGCAGAAAGAAGGCCAGCGTTTCCCTGGATGCTGAAGTTCCCGGAACGGATGGCCTGTCACTCAATACGATGCTGTCTGATCCGGATGAATCGTCCCACCCGGATAAACACCTGCTGCGCAGTGAGACGGAACAGTGGGTTCAGCACGGCATTGCACAGCTTCCGGAAAAATATCGATCTGCTGTGGTCCTGAAATACATTGAAGAACTCAGTCTGAAGGAAATAAGCGAAGTGATGGACCTTCCCATCGGTACGGTCAAGACCCGTGTCCACCGCGGCCGGGAAATGCTGCGGAAAACCCTGGTGGCTTCAAGAGGTGAGAAACGATGA
- a CDS encoding aspartyl-phosphate phosphatase Spo0E family protein, which produces MNKPQLIRKIEQARNQMILATIREPLTSRHVQHLSRRLDQLLNKYDHLTK; this is translated from the coding sequence ATGAATAAGCCCCAATTGATCAGAAAAATTGAACAGGCCCGCAATCAAATGATTCTGGCCACGATCAGAGAGCCGCTTACTTCACGTCACGTTCAACACCTGAGTCGTCGACTTGATCAGTTACTGAACAAATATGATCACCTGACTAAATGA
- a CDS encoding type I restriction-modification system subunit M, translated as MSKKLQSINSRLWAMANELRGNMDASEYKNYILAFMFYRYLSEHQEQYLVDYNVIDVANGQSINDAYKEQAAGDDLAEYLEDISSSLGYAIAPDDTWASLINKINNSQVIPSDYQTIFDNFNKNAGLNKEAVQDFHGVFNDINLGDSRLGSSTNERAKSLNRIVKLINGIAYKGEDGEDILGAIYEYLIGQFAASAGKKGGEFYTPHEVSKVLAKIVTDGVEESDRTFSVYDPTCGSGSLLLTVQGELPGGNKPGAIKFYGQEKNTTTYNLARMNLMMHGVSFNNMTLNNADTLESDWPDGPDAKGIDHPRSFDAVVANPPYSAHWDNSETKLKDPRFSEYGKLAPKTKADYAFVLHSLYHLNDTGKMAIVLPHGVLFRGAAEGRIRRTIIEKNYLDTVIGLPANLFYGVSIPTTILVFKKNRKTKDILFIDARKEFEKGKNQNKLTGEHINKIIETYQNRADVDKYAHVASPDEIKENDFNLNIPRYVDTFEEEPPIDLDEVIKQLDQDKKEIAELEATIKEQLKILGVNV; from the coding sequence ATGAGTAAAAAATTACAAAGCATTAACAGCCGGCTCTGGGCGATGGCAAACGAACTGCGTGGAAATATGGACGCATCAGAGTACAAAAACTACATCCTGGCATTTATGTTCTATCGTTATTTGTCAGAACATCAGGAGCAATACCTGGTAGATTATAATGTGATTGATGTGGCAAACGGTCAATCCATTAATGACGCCTATAAAGAACAGGCCGCAGGAGACGACCTGGCTGAATATTTAGAAGATATTTCATCAAGTTTAGGTTATGCGATTGCACCGGACGATACCTGGGCATCGCTGATCAATAAAATCAATAACAGCCAGGTGATCCCAAGCGATTATCAGACTATTTTTGATAACTTCAATAAAAATGCCGGACTGAATAAAGAGGCGGTACAGGACTTCCATGGTGTATTCAACGATATTAATTTGGGAGACTCGCGTCTTGGGAGTTCGACTAATGAACGTGCCAAATCGCTTAACCGTATCGTCAAATTGATTAACGGGATTGCCTATAAAGGTGAAGACGGAGAAGATATTCTCGGTGCGATTTATGAATATCTAATTGGTCAATTCGCCGCAAGTGCGGGTAAAAAAGGCGGAGAATTTTATACGCCTCATGAGGTCAGCAAGGTTCTGGCCAAAATAGTCACGGATGGCGTAGAAGAATCTGACCGTACGTTTTCTGTATATGATCCGACTTGTGGCTCCGGTTCTCTGCTTTTGACCGTTCAGGGTGAGCTGCCGGGAGGAAATAAACCTGGCGCGATTAAATTCTACGGTCAGGAGAAAAATACGACAACGTACAACCTGGCACGCATGAATTTGATGATGCACGGTGTTTCTTTTAACAATATGACGTTAAATAATGCAGATACGCTGGAAAGTGATTGGCCGGACGGACCGGATGCAAAGGGCATCGACCATCCACGCAGTTTTGACGCCGTGGTCGCAAATCCACCCTATTCCGCTCACTGGGACAATAGTGAAACGAAGCTGAAGGATCCGCGTTTTAGTGAATACGGAAAGCTTGCTCCAAAAACGAAAGCAGACTATGCTTTCGTATTGCACAGCCTTTACCACTTGAACGATACCGGAAAGATGGCGATTGTGTTGCCGCATGGTGTGCTGTTCCGTGGGGCTGCTGAAGGGCGAATTCGCCGGACAATCATTGAAAAGAATTATCTTGACACCGTGATTGGTTTACCTGCGAATCTATTCTATGGCGTTTCCATTCCAACCACGATTTTAGTATTCAAGAAAAATCGTAAAACGAAAGATATTTTATTTATTGACGCAAGGAAGGAGTTTGAAAAAGGTAAAAATCAAAACAAACTTACGGGCGAGCATATCAACAAAATTATTGAAACGTACCAAAATCGTGCAGACGTCGATAAATATGCTCATGTTGCATCGCCTGATGAAATCAAAGAAAATGATTTCAACTTGAATATTCCCCGTTATGTGGACACTTTTGAGGAAGAACCACCCATTGATCTGGATGAAGTGATCAAACAGCTGGATCAGGATAAAAAAGAAATTGCTGAACTTGAGGCCACCATTAAAGAACAGTTGAAGATTTTAGGTGTCAACGTCTGA